GTCCCCACAACCaaactactctctctctctctccgcaacACCGCGTGGTCATACAAAATTCCCATCCATATATAAACGTCTCTAAACTCTGCTCATTCTCACAGATCATCCTAAACATAAAAGAGCTCTAAACACACACACTCTTTTCATCTTCTCTCATTTTGTCTTCTGCAACTGCAACACTTTTCCTCTCACCAACACAATAGTCAACTAGAACCGAGTCTCAAAAAATGCCGCGGAAGGGCACCTGGAACCTCCTGCGCCTAGTGCTGCTCTGGGCGAGGAAAGGCGGGGCGCTCAAGTTGCAGCTCCGCCTCGTGCCCAAGTTCCTCAAGACCATTGGCCAGGCGACACCGAGCAGCCAAATCTGGTACGGAGAGCGCGAGCTCTCCTTCGACAAGACCCCGGTCGTCCACGTGAAGATGCACCGCCCGGGGTCGATGCGGTGTCACCTGCCACACATCCCGTGTATAAACCCCCACGTTGACCTCGATCCGGAGTTCGATGATGAGGACGACCAGCTATGCTATGGGTACGACGCTGCAAGGAAGAGCTTTCTCGAAAATGGGGGCAGGGAGGAAACTCATTTCGATGAGGAGGTGGATGGAAGAATGGATATGGAGGAAGAGCAAGAGATTGACACAAGAGCAGAGGAGTTCATAGCTAGATTCTACGAACAAATGAAGCTGCAAAGGCAAATTTCGTACCTTCAGTACGATGAGATGCCACAACCAAGGGCAAGCTGATCCCCATTCAGTGTTAACAATTTTTGCACCACATTCAACTTTCTgtctattcatttttgtaaaagagCCGCGGCACTTTGTAAATAATGCAAA
This sequence is a window from Rhodamnia argentea isolate NSW1041297 chromosome 3, ASM2092103v1, whole genome shotgun sequence. Protein-coding genes within it:
- the LOC115757010 gene encoding uncharacterized protein LOC115757010, with the translated sequence MPRKGTWNLLRLVLLWARKGGALKLQLRLVPKFLKTIGQATPSSQIWYGERELSFDKTPVVHVKMHRPGSMRCHLPHIPCINPHVDLDPEFDDEDDQLCYGYDAARKSFLENGGREETHFDEEVDGRMDMEEEQEIDTRAEEFIARFYEQMKLQRQISYLQYDEMPQPRAS